One genomic region from Epinephelus moara isolate mb chromosome 8, YSFRI_EMoa_1.0, whole genome shotgun sequence encodes:
- the hint2 gene encoding histidine triad nucleotide-binding protein 2, mitochondrial isoform X3 encodes MYFRQILRTQFVWTRTAHLSRLHRVCQAERPLCTKSDEVGLAEEASKKYGSPAPTIFSKVIDKSIPADIIYEDDKAPVHFLVIPRVPIPRISEVKDDDAELLGHLLVVAKNVAKQESLKEGYRVVINDGKHGAQSVYHLHIHVLGGRQMKWPPG; translated from the exons atgTATTTCCGTCAAATTTTGCGGACTCAGTTCGTCTGGACCCGGACGGCTCACCTCAGCCGTTTGCACCGTGTTTGTCAAGCCGAG AGACCACTGTGCACCAAAAGTGACGAGGTGGGACTGGCAGAGGAAGCCAGCAAGAAATATGGCTCCCCAGCTCCAACCATCTTCTCCAAAGTGATTGACAAAAGCATCCCTGCTGATATCATCTATGAGGATGACAAG GCCCCTGTTCACTTCCTGGTTATTCCAAGAGTCCCTATTCCCAGAATAAGTGAGGTCAAAGATGATGACGCTGAG CTCTTAGGACATTTGTTGGTTGTTGCCAAGAATGTGGCGAAGCAAGAATCTCTAAAAGAAGGATACAGAGTGG TGATCAACGATGGAAAACACGGTGCTCAGTCAGTTTACCACCTTCACATCCACGTGCTGGGGGGAAGACAGATGAAGTGGCCACCAGGATAA
- the LOC126394137 gene encoding long-chain-fatty-acid--CoA ligase ACSBG2-like isoform X2, translating into MSEQEDSVKSNGGVAVLDVTDESISTQKEQTLSDSTNLNNHHSPLILNGHATKAELSSTSELEEATDRLSLEPKAVPLQASNALAPLAPADELWSSSRDKAVRLRMEGSGPTSETPVTVHQRFLETAEKCGDHPALAFKKEGQWVKVSWRQYYEQCRAAAKSFLKLGLERYRGVGILGFNSPEWFIADIGCIFAGGLATGIYTTNSPEACRYVADSCEANVMVVEDKKQLDKILQIKDQLPHLKAIVQYKGEPHQKAPFLYSWAEFMKLGEDIPDAELNAVIDSLRANECCTLIYTSGTTGNPKGVMLSHDNLTWTSRTAAAFVDVRYAEEVVVSYLPLSHVAAQLCDIWMGVSYGITTYFAEPDALKGSLVNTMKEARPTCFMGVPRVWEKMQDKMKAMAAKASPMKRSVGDWAKSIGLQYNYSVMNGENQVPWGFMLANNLVFKKVRAALGLDRCKFCFTGAAPITKDTLEYFMSLNIPLLELYGMSESTGPHTISQNDNYRITSCGKLMAGCKTKLENPDEHGSGEICFWGRHVFMGYLNMPEKTAEALDQDGWLHSGDLGRHDQNDFLYITGRIKELIITAGGENIPPVPIEDAVKAEVPIISNAMLLGDKLKFLSMFLTLKCVVDDNGEPTDTLSPEALSFCQQHNVKATTVSEIIANKEPAIYKAIQEGMERVNARATSNAQKVQKWVILERDFSVSGGELGPTMKLRRPIVVKMYQEKIDTLYAEATKKQ; encoded by the exons ATGAGTGAACAAGAGGATTCGGTTAAAAGCAATGGTGGTGTTGCAGTCCTGGATGTTACAGATGAGAG catCTCGACCCAAAAGGAACAGACTCTGTCAGACTCCACAAACTTAAACAACCACCACTCCCCTCTTATCCTCAACGGCCACGCAACTAAAGCTGAGCTCAGCTCAACGTCTGAGCTGGAGGAAGCCACTGACAGACTTTCACTAG AGCCCAAGGCAGTTCCCCTGCAGGCGTCGAATGCGCTGGCACCTCTTGCACCAGCTGATGAGCtatggagcagcagcagagacaagGCAGTCAGGCTGAGGATGGAGGGCTCGGGTCCAACCTCAGAGACTCCAGTGACAGTCCATCAGCGGTTCCTGGAGACGGCAGAGAAATGTGGGGATCATCCAGCCTTGGCTTTCAAGAAAGAGGGTCAGTGGGTGAAGGTGTCATGGAGGCAGTACTATGAGCAGTGCCGGGCAGCAGCTAAAAGCTTCCttaag TTGGGGCTGGAGCGTTACCGTGGTGTGGGGATTCTGGGATTTAACTCCCCCGAGTGGTTCATCGCAGATATTGGCTGCATCTTTGCTGG GGGTCTGGCAACCGGAATTTACACCACCAACTCACCTGAAGCTTGTCGCTATGTGGCTGACAGCTGTGAGGCCAACGTCATGGTGGTGGAGGACAAGAAACAGCTGGACAAAATCCTGCAG ATTAAAGATCAGCTACCTCATCTGAAAGCCATCGTCCAGTACAAAGGCGAGCCGCACCAGAAAGCACCGTTCCTGtattca TGGGCAGAGTTCATGAAGCTGGGAGAGGACATCCCGGATGCAGAGCTGAATGCTGTTATTGACAGTCTTCGGGCCAACGAGTGCTGCACTCTCATCTATACCTCTGGAACCACTGGCAACCCTAAAGGAGTCATGTTGAGCCATGACAAC cTGACATGGACGAGCCGTACTGCAGCTGCTTTTGTAGATGTCAGGTACGCTGAGGAGGTGGTGGTCAGTTACCTGCCGCTCAGTCACGTGGCGGCCCAGCTCTGCGACATATGGATGGGCGTTAGTTATGGCATTACCACCTACTTTGCAGAACCAGATGCCCTCAAG GGCTCCTTAGTAAACACAATGAAAGAGGCTCGTCCAACTTGTTTTATGGGGGTTCCTCGTGTGTGGGAGAAGATGCAGGACAAGATGAAAGCTATGGCTGCAAAGGCATCCCCAATGAAGAGATCAGTGGGGGACTGGGCCAAGTCCATAGGCCTGCAGTACAACTACAGTGTCATGAACGG GGAGAATCAGGTGCCGTGGGGCTTCATGCTGGCCAATAATCTGGTCTTCAAGAAGGTCCGTGCTGCGTTGGGTTTAGACCGCTGCAAGTTCTGCTTCACAGGAGCTGCCCCCATCACCAAAGACACTCTGGAGTACTTCATGAGCCTGAACATCCCTTTGCTGGAGCTATACGGCATGAGTGAAAGCACCGGCCCTCACACCATCTCCCAAAATGACAATTACCGCATCACAAG CTGTGGAAAGTTGATGGCAGGCTGCAAGACGAAGCTGGAGAACCCAGATGAGCACGGGAGTGGAGAGATTTGTTTCTGGGGTCGGCACGTCTTTATGGGCTACCTGAACATGCCGGAAAAAACAGCGGAGGCTCTCGACCAGGACGGCTGGCTGCACTCTGGAGATCTGGGAAGACATGACCAGAACGACTTTCTGTACATTACAGGAAGGATCAAGG aacTGATCATCACCGCCGGTGGAGAGAACATCCCTCCTGTGCCCATCGAGGACGCAGTGAAGGCCGAGGTGCCCATCATCAGCAATGCCATGCTGCTCGGAGACAAACTCAAGTTCCTCTCCATGTTCCTCACTCTCAAA TGTGTCGTGGATGACAATGGCGAGCCCACAGACACGCTGAGCCCCGAGGCTTTGAGCTTCTGCCAGCAGCACAATGTCAAGGCGACCACGGTGTCGGAGATCATAGCCAATAAGGAGCCAGCTATCTACAAAGCCATCCAGGAGGGCATGGAGCGCGTTAATGCCAGAGCAACATCCAACGCCCAGAAGGTCCAGAAGTGGGTCATACTGGAGCGAGACTTCTCTGTCAGCGGAGGAGAACTGG GACCCACCATGAAACTGAGGCGACCCATTGTTGTGAAGATGTACCAGGAGAAAATAGACACACTGTATGCagaggcaacaaaaaaacaatag
- the LOC126394137 gene encoding long-chain-fatty-acid--CoA ligase ACSBG2-like isoform X1, which translates to MSEQEDSVKSNGGVAVLDVTDESISTQKEQTLSDSTNLNNHHSPLILNGHATKAELSSTSELEEATDRLSLEEPKAVPLQASNALAPLAPADELWSSSRDKAVRLRMEGSGPTSETPVTVHQRFLETAEKCGDHPALAFKKEGQWVKVSWRQYYEQCRAAAKSFLKLGLERYRGVGILGFNSPEWFIADIGCIFAGGLATGIYTTNSPEACRYVADSCEANVMVVEDKKQLDKILQIKDQLPHLKAIVQYKGEPHQKAPFLYSWAEFMKLGEDIPDAELNAVIDSLRANECCTLIYTSGTTGNPKGVMLSHDNLTWTSRTAAAFVDVRYAEEVVVSYLPLSHVAAQLCDIWMGVSYGITTYFAEPDALKGSLVNTMKEARPTCFMGVPRVWEKMQDKMKAMAAKASPMKRSVGDWAKSIGLQYNYSVMNGENQVPWGFMLANNLVFKKVRAALGLDRCKFCFTGAAPITKDTLEYFMSLNIPLLELYGMSESTGPHTISQNDNYRITSCGKLMAGCKTKLENPDEHGSGEICFWGRHVFMGYLNMPEKTAEALDQDGWLHSGDLGRHDQNDFLYITGRIKELIITAGGENIPPVPIEDAVKAEVPIISNAMLLGDKLKFLSMFLTLKCVVDDNGEPTDTLSPEALSFCQQHNVKATTVSEIIANKEPAIYKAIQEGMERVNARATSNAQKVQKWVILERDFSVSGGELGPTMKLRRPIVVKMYQEKIDTLYAEATKKQ; encoded by the exons ATGAGTGAACAAGAGGATTCGGTTAAAAGCAATGGTGGTGTTGCAGTCCTGGATGTTACAGATGAGAG catCTCGACCCAAAAGGAACAGACTCTGTCAGACTCCACAAACTTAAACAACCACCACTCCCCTCTTATCCTCAACGGCCACGCAACTAAAGCTGAGCTCAGCTCAACGTCTGAGCTGGAGGAAGCCACTGACAGACTTTCACTAG AAGAGCCCAAGGCAGTTCCCCTGCAGGCGTCGAATGCGCTGGCACCTCTTGCACCAGCTGATGAGCtatggagcagcagcagagacaagGCAGTCAGGCTGAGGATGGAGGGCTCGGGTCCAACCTCAGAGACTCCAGTGACAGTCCATCAGCGGTTCCTGGAGACGGCAGAGAAATGTGGGGATCATCCAGCCTTGGCTTTCAAGAAAGAGGGTCAGTGGGTGAAGGTGTCATGGAGGCAGTACTATGAGCAGTGCCGGGCAGCAGCTAAAAGCTTCCttaag TTGGGGCTGGAGCGTTACCGTGGTGTGGGGATTCTGGGATTTAACTCCCCCGAGTGGTTCATCGCAGATATTGGCTGCATCTTTGCTGG GGGTCTGGCAACCGGAATTTACACCACCAACTCACCTGAAGCTTGTCGCTATGTGGCTGACAGCTGTGAGGCCAACGTCATGGTGGTGGAGGACAAGAAACAGCTGGACAAAATCCTGCAG ATTAAAGATCAGCTACCTCATCTGAAAGCCATCGTCCAGTACAAAGGCGAGCCGCACCAGAAAGCACCGTTCCTGtattca TGGGCAGAGTTCATGAAGCTGGGAGAGGACATCCCGGATGCAGAGCTGAATGCTGTTATTGACAGTCTTCGGGCCAACGAGTGCTGCACTCTCATCTATACCTCTGGAACCACTGGCAACCCTAAAGGAGTCATGTTGAGCCATGACAAC cTGACATGGACGAGCCGTACTGCAGCTGCTTTTGTAGATGTCAGGTACGCTGAGGAGGTGGTGGTCAGTTACCTGCCGCTCAGTCACGTGGCGGCCCAGCTCTGCGACATATGGATGGGCGTTAGTTATGGCATTACCACCTACTTTGCAGAACCAGATGCCCTCAAG GGCTCCTTAGTAAACACAATGAAAGAGGCTCGTCCAACTTGTTTTATGGGGGTTCCTCGTGTGTGGGAGAAGATGCAGGACAAGATGAAAGCTATGGCTGCAAAGGCATCCCCAATGAAGAGATCAGTGGGGGACTGGGCCAAGTCCATAGGCCTGCAGTACAACTACAGTGTCATGAACGG GGAGAATCAGGTGCCGTGGGGCTTCATGCTGGCCAATAATCTGGTCTTCAAGAAGGTCCGTGCTGCGTTGGGTTTAGACCGCTGCAAGTTCTGCTTCACAGGAGCTGCCCCCATCACCAAAGACACTCTGGAGTACTTCATGAGCCTGAACATCCCTTTGCTGGAGCTATACGGCATGAGTGAAAGCACCGGCCCTCACACCATCTCCCAAAATGACAATTACCGCATCACAAG CTGTGGAAAGTTGATGGCAGGCTGCAAGACGAAGCTGGAGAACCCAGATGAGCACGGGAGTGGAGAGATTTGTTTCTGGGGTCGGCACGTCTTTATGGGCTACCTGAACATGCCGGAAAAAACAGCGGAGGCTCTCGACCAGGACGGCTGGCTGCACTCTGGAGATCTGGGAAGACATGACCAGAACGACTTTCTGTACATTACAGGAAGGATCAAGG aacTGATCATCACCGCCGGTGGAGAGAACATCCCTCCTGTGCCCATCGAGGACGCAGTGAAGGCCGAGGTGCCCATCATCAGCAATGCCATGCTGCTCGGAGACAAACTCAAGTTCCTCTCCATGTTCCTCACTCTCAAA TGTGTCGTGGATGACAATGGCGAGCCCACAGACACGCTGAGCCCCGAGGCTTTGAGCTTCTGCCAGCAGCACAATGTCAAGGCGACCACGGTGTCGGAGATCATAGCCAATAAGGAGCCAGCTATCTACAAAGCCATCCAGGAGGGCATGGAGCGCGTTAATGCCAGAGCAACATCCAACGCCCAGAAGGTCCAGAAGTGGGTCATACTGGAGCGAGACTTCTCTGTCAGCGGAGGAGAACTGG GACCCACCATGAAACTGAGGCGACCCATTGTTGTGAAGATGTACCAGGAGAAAATAGACACACTGTATGCagaggcaacaaaaaaacaatag
- the hint2 gene encoding histidine triad nucleotide-binding protein 2, mitochondrial isoform X1, translating to MYFRQILRTQFVWTRTAHLSRLHRVCQAEVAALKITRLILIYFFFSLTSAEHFDNNCPTRPGGGCGKPAVRHHQERPLCTKSDEVGLAEEASKKYGSPAPTIFSKVIDKSIPADIIYEDDKCLAFRDVNPQAPVHFLVIPRVPIPRISEVKDDDAELLGHLLVVAKNVAKQESLKEGYRVVINDGKHGAQSVYHLHIHVLGGRQMKWPPG from the exons atgTATTTCCGTCAAATTTTGCGGACTCAGTTCGTCTGGACCCGGACGGCTCACCTCAGCCGTTTGCACCGTGTTTGTCAAGCCGAGGTAGCTGCTCTAAAAATAACCCGTCTGATTCTCATATACTTTTTCTTTTCGTTAACTTCTGCTGAGCATTTTGACAACAACTGTCCAACCAGGCCTGGTGGTGGCTGTGGGAAACCTGCAGTGCGCCACCACCAAGAG AGACCACTGTGCACCAAAAGTGACGAGGTGGGACTGGCAGAGGAAGCCAGCAAGAAATATGGCTCCCCAGCTCCAACCATCTTCTCCAAAGTGATTGACAAAAGCATCCCTGCTGATATCATCTATGAGGATGACAAG tGTTTGGCATTCAGGGATGTCAACCCACAGGCCCCTGTTCACTTCCTGGTTATTCCAAGAGTCCCTATTCCCAGAATAAGTGAGGTCAAAGATGATGACGCTGAG CTCTTAGGACATTTGTTGGTTGTTGCCAAGAATGTGGCGAAGCAAGAATCTCTAAAAGAAGGATACAGAGTGG TGATCAACGATGGAAAACACGGTGCTCAGTCAGTTTACCACCTTCACATCCACGTGCTGGGGGGAAGACAGATGAAGTGGCCACCAGGATAA
- the hint2 gene encoding histidine triad nucleotide-binding protein 2, mitochondrial isoform X2, protein MYFRQILRTQFVWTRTAHLSRLHRVCQAERPLCTKSDEVGLAEEASKKYGSPAPTIFSKVIDKSIPADIIYEDDKCLAFRDVNPQAPVHFLVIPRVPIPRISEVKDDDAELLGHLLVVAKNVAKQESLKEGYRVVINDGKHGAQSVYHLHIHVLGGRQMKWPPG, encoded by the exons atgTATTTCCGTCAAATTTTGCGGACTCAGTTCGTCTGGACCCGGACGGCTCACCTCAGCCGTTTGCACCGTGTTTGTCAAGCCGAG AGACCACTGTGCACCAAAAGTGACGAGGTGGGACTGGCAGAGGAAGCCAGCAAGAAATATGGCTCCCCAGCTCCAACCATCTTCTCCAAAGTGATTGACAAAAGCATCCCTGCTGATATCATCTATGAGGATGACAAG tGTTTGGCATTCAGGGATGTCAACCCACAGGCCCCTGTTCACTTCCTGGTTATTCCAAGAGTCCCTATTCCCAGAATAAGTGAGGTCAAAGATGATGACGCTGAG CTCTTAGGACATTTGTTGGTTGTTGCCAAGAATGTGGCGAAGCAAGAATCTCTAAAAGAAGGATACAGAGTGG TGATCAACGATGGAAAACACGGTGCTCAGTCAGTTTACCACCTTCACATCCACGTGCTGGGGGGAAGACAGATGAAGTGGCCACCAGGATAA